The Bacillota bacterium genome contains the following window.
GATTGTTGCCAACGACACCAACATTGTTTATCAGGTGGCCTGTCAAGTTTTTAACCAGTCCGGCTATCATCCCCAGGGAATTGGGATAAAGCTGACTAATCAGATCCCGGTGGCACGGGGCCTGGGTAGCAGTGCTGCAGCCTTAGTTGGTGGGATCCTGGCGGCCAATGAGTTGGCCGGCCGACGGTTGTCCCTGGACCAACTACTGGAACTGGCTGTTGGGTTGGAAGGGCACCCGGATAACGTGGCGCCAGCTCTGTTGGGCGGAATAGTGGTTTGTGCTCAGGTGGGGTCGGGACTGTGTTATCGTCGGATTGCTCCACCTCAAGGGCTGCAGGTGATCGTGGCGATCCCCAAATTTGAACTATCCACCCAGGCGGCGCGGAATGTTTTACCGCGGCAGGTGCCACTGGTCGACGCTGTTTTTAATATCAGTCGTGCTTGTCTGCTGGTAATGGCCTTTTTAAACCAGGATTTTGCACTCATAAGCCAGGTGATGGATGACCGGCTGCATCAGCCTTACCGGACTGCGTTGGTGCCGGGGCTCGACCAGGTTTTCCAGGCGGCCAGAGAAGCCGGGGCTTTGGGTGTAGCCCTAAGCGGGGCCGGCCCGACGGTGGTGGCTCTGGCCAGGGAACATCTGGCCGATGTTGAGGCGGCGATGCGTAAGACTTTGGCCGATCATGGAATAGATTGCACCATTAAAAGACTGTTGCCCAGTACCCTGGGAGCAGAAATATTGTAAGAAATGTTTAACTACAATGAAGGCACACTTAACAAGAAAGGAGAATGTTTTATCAAATACATAGTGCTTGTTCCTGATGGCATGGCCGATTACAAGATCAAGGAACTGGGTGATCGCACCCCACTACAATACGCAAAAACGCCCCATATGGATTGCTTAGCCCGCACCGGCCAGGTGGGTATGGTAAAAACCGTGCCGGACGGTTTGCCGCCTGGCAGCGATGTGGCCAACCTTTCGGTCATGGGCTACGACCCCCAAGTCTACTATACCGGCCGCTCTCCCTTAGAAGCAGCGAGTATGGG
Protein-coding sequences here:
- a CDS encoding homoserine kinase, which translates into the protein MSTVRPGSGDEGRRVRVRVPATTANLGPGFDTLGMALCLYNYLEMWETPAGLEIVVEGEGTGQIVANDTNIVYQVACQVFNQSGYHPQGIGIKLTNQIPVARGLGSSAAALVGGILAANELAGRRLSLDQLLELAVGLEGHPDNVAPALLGGIVVCAQVGSGLCYRRIAPPQGLQVIVAIPKFELSTQAARNVLPRQVPLVDAVFNISRACLLVMAFLNQDFALISQVMDDRLHQPYRTALVPGLDQVFQAAREAGALGVALSGAGPTVVALAREHLADVEAAMRKTLADHGIDCTIKRLLPSTLGAEIL